A part of Candidatus Hydrogenedentota bacterium genomic DNA contains:
- a CDS encoding PAS domain-containing protein — translation MSPYEEVFDLIPDALLLVSGDETIIQVNPPAERIFKRAASDMVGTHLRAWLESPTEDEQITRGMRGGVGFSVSTQRMRLSDGQRILYIVRELSDGPALAESEFGLVFNATQDHIALLEVYGNCRFRIARINHAMASAMRKHGLIPEPGRIPGLDLESFLRTSCRLDEATITRILARFEKTVCSGETLHYEERLPLLGGAHMVRENRLTPILDSNGAVSRILLVGRDITQRKIMEESLRESETRWQFALEGACDGLWDWNTESGKVYFSRQWKEMLGYSDSELENDYKTWEDRIHPEDLERVRRTIRAYLDGLEPYYTVEHRLRCKDGNYKWILARGKALDGTESDRPVRMLGTHTDITGIKETLHALQESESRFRALIEDLDVGVVLQDPNDQILLSNEAAGRILGIENPAMEGISSRDPRWQLVNADGSPLMPEDVPSVIAARTGQPVKNAILGSSNIATGERRWLQISATPRFDATGRLLHTLVTLIDITAAHKTETALRESEAKERHLNERFALAAESAGIGVWGYVIQEDRLEWDENMYRIFQLDPATPSVVVGDFQARVHPEDLDRVNHEGLSAAAQGRHYQSEYRILWPNGEVRHIKSYGRMILNESRETERVVGVCYDVTVQRKLEEQLRHAQKMEAVGQLAGGVAHDFNNLLTVINGYCEVLLLDELGGDPTVRAQIEAIHKAGERAALLTQQLLVFSRKAPLKPEIVDLNQLAQESGALLSRLIPESIHISFELSPAALCATADRTQLEQLVMNLALNARDAMEEGGTLTIASRECVFDETNPCTDAECPPGVYACLSIRDTGCGIPPEHLARLFEPFFTTKSVGKGTGLGLATVYGVVQQCGGAIGVQSSPGCGTCFNVYLPEALPSETVSGEGATPERRLGGKETILLVEDEDSVREVTHKALVMHGYTVVSATNGPEALKTFDEYDGQIHLVLTDLVMPGMGGRELAVVLLRRDPRLKIIFVSGYEGHSLGLDAAQSDAGNFVQKPFRLSTLLSSVRDHLDA, via the coding sequence GTGTCTCCATATGAAGAGGTGTTTGACCTTATTCCCGACGCGTTGCTCCTCGTAAGCGGCGATGAAACGATAATCCAGGTAAACCCCCCGGCCGAGCGGATTTTCAAGCGTGCGGCTTCAGACATGGTGGGAACTCACCTCCGCGCCTGGCTCGAATCCCCGACCGAGGATGAGCAAATCACCCGCGGCATGCGCGGCGGTGTGGGCTTTTCGGTGTCCACACAGCGCATGCGGTTGAGCGACGGGCAGCGCATCCTCTACATCGTCCGGGAGTTGTCGGACGGCCCCGCGCTGGCCGAGTCCGAATTTGGTCTGGTCTTCAATGCGACACAGGATCATATAGCCCTTCTCGAAGTGTACGGAAATTGCCGATTCCGCATCGCGCGCATCAATCACGCCATGGCCTCGGCGATGCGGAAACACGGCCTGATTCCGGAGCCCGGACGCATCCCTGGTCTGGATCTGGAATCCTTTCTCCGCACTTCCTGTCGATTGGACGAGGCCACCATCACCCGGATTCTGGCCCGTTTCGAAAAAACGGTGTGCTCGGGCGAGACACTTCACTACGAAGAGCGCCTGCCGTTACTGGGCGGCGCCCACATGGTACGGGAAAATCGACTCACGCCCATCCTCGATTCAAACGGCGCCGTGTCGAGAATTCTGCTCGTCGGGCGTGACATCACCCAGCGGAAAATTATGGAAGAATCGCTCCGCGAGAGCGAGACTCGATGGCAGTTCGCCCTGGAGGGCGCTTGCGACGGCCTCTGGGACTGGAACACAGAGTCGGGCAAGGTCTATTTCAGCAGGCAATGGAAGGAGATGCTTGGATACAGCGACTCCGAACTCGAAAACGACTACAAAACGTGGGAAGACCGCATCCACCCCGAGGATCTCGAACGGGTCAGAAGGACCATACGGGCCTATCTTGATGGACTGGAGCCCTATTACACCGTCGAGCACAGGCTGCGCTGCAAAGACGGAAACTACAAGTGGATCCTCGCCCGGGGCAAAGCCCTTGACGGAACCGAGAGCGACCGCCCCGTTCGCATGCTCGGCACACACACCGATATCACCGGCATCAAAGAGACGCTCCATGCACTCCAGGAGAGCGAGAGCCGCTTCCGGGCGCTGATCGAAGATCTCGACGTGGGCGTCGTGCTTCAGGATCCGAACGACCAGATCCTGCTGTCCAACGAGGCCGCGGGGCGCATTCTGGGTATCGAGAATCCCGCCATGGAAGGTATCAGCTCGCGCGATCCCCGCTGGCAACTGGTGAATGCCGACGGGTCACCGCTGATGCCCGAAGATGTGCCTTCCGTGATCGCGGCGCGAACCGGACAGCCCGTAAAGAATGCGATCCTGGGTTCGAGCAACATCGCCACGGGCGAGCGCCGCTGGCTCCAGATTTCGGCCACGCCCCGGTTCGATGCCACGGGCCGCCTTCTCCATACCCTTGTTACGCTGATCGATATTACCGCGGCGCACAAGACCGAGACAGCCCTGCGGGAAAGCGAGGCGAAAGAGCGCCACCTCAACGAGCGCTTTGCCCTCGCCGCCGAATCGGCCGGCATCGGGGTCTGGGGATACGTCATCCAAGAGGACCGCCTGGAATGGGACGAGAACATGTACCGAATCTTCCAGTTGGATCCGGCAACGCCATCGGTGGTGGTGGGGGATTTCCAGGCCCGCGTGCATCCCGAAGATCTGGATCGGGTAAACCATGAAGGCCTTTCCGCCGCGGCGCAGGGCCGTCACTATCAGTCCGAATATCGAATTCTCTGGCCCAACGGAGAAGTGCGACACATCAAGTCCTACGGGCGCATGATTCTCAACGAGTCCCGCGAGACCGAGCGTGTGGTGGGTGTCTGCTACGACGTTACCGTCCAGCGAAAGCTCGAAGAGCAGTTGCGCCATGCCCAGAAAATGGAAGCCGTGGGACAACTCGCGGGCGGCGTCGCTCATGACTTCAACAATCTTCTTACGGTAATCAACGGATACTGTGAAGTGCTCCTGCTGGATGAGCTCGGCGGTGACCCGACGGTCCGGGCACAAATCGAGGCCATTCACAAAGCGGGGGAGCGCGCCGCCCTGCTGACCCAGCAGTTGCTCGTGTTCAGCCGCAAGGCTCCCTTGAAGCCCGAGATCGTAGACTTGAATCAACTCGCCCAGGAATCGGGAGCCCTGTTGAGCCGTCTGATCCCTGAAAGCATTCACATTTCCTTCGAGCTCTCGCCCGCGGCACTGTGTGCGACCGCGGACCGAACCCAGTTGGAGCAGCTCGTCATGAATCTGGCCCTCAACGCCCGGGATGCCATGGAAGAGGGCGGAACCCTCACGATCGCTTCCCGCGAATGCGTGTTCGACGAAACGAACCCCTGTACCGATGCGGAATGTCCCCCTGGCGTCTATGCCTGCCTCTCCATCCGCGACACGGGCTGCGGTATTCCACCCGAACATCTGGCCCGTCTTTTCGAGCCCTTCTTTACCACCAAGTCCGTGGGCAAGGGCACCGGCCTGGGCCTCGCCACTGTTTACGGCGTCGTGCAGCAGTGCGGTGGCGCCATCGGCGTCCAGAGTTCCCCGGGCTGCGGTACCTGCTTCAATGTATACCTTCCGGAGGCCCTTCCCTCCGAGACAGTGTCCGGAGAGGGAGCGACTCCAGAGCGCCGTTTGGGCGGTAAGGAGACGATTTTGCTCGTAGAAGACGAGGATTCCGTGCGCGAGGTCACCCACAAAGCCCTCGTGATGCATGGATACACCGTCGTCTCCGCCACCAACGGCCCCGAGGCCCTCAAGACTTTCGACGAGTACGATGGTCAGATTCATCTGGTGCTCACGGATCTGGTGATGCCGGGGATGGGGGGTAGAGAACTTGCCGTCGTCCTCCTGCGACGCGACCCGCGGCTAAAGATTATCTTTGTAAGCGGCTATGAAGGGCATTCCCTGGGCCTGGACGCGGCCCAGAGCGACGCCGGAAACTTCGTCCAGAAGCCGTTTCGTCTATCGACACTGCTGTCCAGCGTACGGGATCATCTCGACGCCTGA
- a CDS encoding class I SAM-dependent methyltransferase — MDTNAFRRAFWTEFNGSRRNQPDDFLLDVKVQMMHDLCPDVQGMLSLKKQRLLNLAFSLLPEGEAYLEVGTYMGKSLLSAMIGNPERSVYAVDNFSQFEENSFPVLKANLEHYGLYNRVNFCNGDFREIFNPGIIRQPIGLYFYDGGHDYESQYLAMKLVEPFLADEALILVDDWRLAPDSGSYAKDGTLQAVAESDSRMRLLYELPARYNGDRGLWWNGVGVLSYTREPAMELAV; from the coding sequence ATGGATACCAACGCTTTTCGCAGGGCCTTCTGGACTGAATTCAATGGTTCCAGGCGCAATCAGCCGGACGATTTCCTGCTGGATGTGAAAGTCCAGATGATGCATGATCTTTGCCCGGATGTGCAGGGGATGCTGTCGCTGAAGAAGCAGCGCCTGCTCAATCTGGCCTTTTCATTGCTCCCCGAGGGGGAGGCCTACCTCGAAGTGGGCACGTATATGGGCAAGAGCCTCCTTTCCGCCATGATTGGTAACCCGGAACGATCGGTCTACGCCGTGGACAACTTTTCCCAGTTTGAGGAGAACTCCTTTCCGGTGCTGAAGGCCAATCTGGAACACTATGGCCTGTATAACCGGGTCAATTTCTGTAACGGCGATTTTCGGGAGATTTTCAATCCGGGAATCATCCGGCAGCCCATCGGCCTCTATTTTTACGATGGCGGACACGACTATGAGAGCCAGTATCTGGCCATGAAGCTCGTGGAGCCTTTTCTGGCGGATGAGGCGCTGATTCTGGTGGACGACTGGCGTCTGGCGCCTGATTCGGGATCTTACGCCAAGGACGGAACCCTTCAGGCCGTGGCGGAGTCGGATAGCCGGATGCGGTTGCTGTATGAGCTTCCCGCGCGCTACAACGGCGACCGGGGACTGTGGTGGAATGGGGTTGGGGTTTTGAGTTACACGCGCGAGCCTGCGATGGAGCTGGCGGTGTAG